The Metabacillus sediminilitoris genome window below encodes:
- a CDS encoding ABC transporter substrate-binding protein, with amino-acid sequence MKIIKKTLTFMFILLLLAACSSNTETTGTANNENESEEQTTIEGNLSFYTSQPDEDAQKLVDSFTEKYPDVKIEIFRSGTEEVVSKILAENKAGEVQADVLLVADAVTYENLKNEDLLLSYKSEEANEIPESFVDKDGMYTGTKVMATVLAVNTEKVKELPDSWNVLASEAAKGQAVMPSPLYSGAAAYNLGVFTRNGEFNWDFYEGLKKNEVMITEGNGAVQQAVAAGEKSYGMIVDYLVARAKADGSPIDLIYPKEGVPVITEPIAIMKNTKNEAAAKAFVDFVLSEEGQQLAAEIGYTPIRNGIDAPEGLKTIEEMNVLEADLSELYEARESDKEEFSNLFGDK; translated from the coding sequence ATGAAAATAATCAAAAAAACATTAACGTTTATGTTCATTCTTTTACTATTAGCAGCATGCAGTAGTAATACAGAAACAACTGGAACAGCGAATAATGAAAATGAATCGGAAGAACAAACAACAATAGAAGGAAATCTTTCTTTTTATACATCACAGCCTGACGAAGATGCGCAAAAGCTCGTAGATTCATTCACTGAGAAATATCCAGATGTAAAAATCGAGATTTTCCGTTCTGGAACTGAAGAAGTTGTGAGTAAAATCCTTGCAGAAAATAAAGCAGGTGAAGTACAAGCAGATGTTTTGCTAGTAGCAGATGCCGTAACATACGAGAATTTAAAAAATGAGGACTTATTATTATCCTACAAATCAGAAGAAGCAAATGAAATTCCTGAATCGTTTGTAGATAAAGACGGAATGTATACAGGAACAAAGGTTATGGCTACAGTTTTAGCTGTAAATACAGAAAAGGTAAAAGAATTACCTGACTCTTGGAATGTGTTAGCTTCAGAAGCTGCTAAAGGACAAGCTGTTATGCCAAGTCCCTTATATTCTGGTGCCGCTGCCTATAACCTAGGTGTTTTCACAAGAAATGGCGAATTCAATTGGGATTTCTATGAAGGCTTAAAGAAAAACGAAGTGATGATCACAGAAGGAAATGGTGCTGTTCAACAAGCAGTTGCTGCAGGTGAAAAATCTTATGGCATGATTGTTGATTATCTTGTTGCTCGTGCTAAAGCAGATGGTTCACCAATCGATCTTATTTATCCAAAAGAAGGTGTTCCAGTCATCACTGAACCAATCGCAATCATGAAAAATACAAAAAACGAAGCTGCAGCTAAAGCTTTTGTAGATTTTGTTCTTTCTGAGGAAGGTCAACAGCTTGCAGCAGAAATAGGCTACACACCAATCCGCAACGGAATTGATGCTCCTGAAGGACTAAAAACCATTGAGGAAATGAATGTTTTAGAAGCTGATTTATCCGAATTATATGAGGCACGTGAATCTGATAAGGAAGAATTCAGCAACTTATTCGGAGATAAATAG